CACTTTGACTGCAGTAATCAGTAATTAAACCAAGCGTTTCCAGCAAAAGATAACtgttcttttcttctttatttttagatatttacatTTTTCATATCTCCATAGCACCGTTAGGAAAGAAATTATGAATTAGCTTTAATACTTTTGTGTTtgggtattttatatatatatatatttcatgtctactttataatatatattcggaTTTTGTAATTATTTCTTTCTAATAATGTTAGTTATTTAGgttaaaaaaaaacccatatCGGAaggttttgtttgttttcttttcccCACACATTGATATCACTAATAAACCCACATATTTGGCAAATGGTCCTTCTTAAGATCTCGAATTGCCTAAAACTATTGCATGTTGATTGTTACGTGACAACTTTCCAACAAAATATTTCTCAAATTTCAAGACTTTATTTTTGTTCGTTTGCATCGACTTTATATAGTCTTCGTAAAGACAGAAAAATGCAGAGAACAAAATCCAGTAAAAGAAAAGATGTAAGCTCCATTATATAAAAGAAGagttttggtttttggttgatgGCACGATGATGCAGAGTGGTGCATGCAATGCtctgcaaaataaaataaaatgaatattatttTGTGAGGGCTTAAGCCTTAAAACGACGCTCACTTCTTATGATATTTCTCGTGCCATCCCTTTCGCCTTCATTCACTTTTGCTTTTACtgtatataaattattttgtttcaaCTTTCATCTTTTTCAGAAATTTCCaaataagaccatgtctgaggtCAATAATACAGAGATTTGTTTGTTGAATGCAAGCTATATAAGTATTTTTGTTTTTCATGTGATTTTTTTAAGggataatgatttatttggtcttttaatttttttaaaaaaggttatTTAatcgtttatttaatttttcgctattttagtccttaaacttatattctttatttttgtcaaatcacccaaatTGACGTGACATACACGCGAATTGTCACTTGGAtgacacatcaacatttaattaaaatttaaaaattttaaatttgtctttaaaaattaatgatcattaaaattattaaaaatgtataaaatatatataatattttttaaatttaattaaatgcaGGCATGTCATTCACATAATTAACAAAGTTAGcaaatgttaattttttcatttattttgaagtgatctgataaaaaatataaatttaggtTCACAATATGTAAAACTTGTAAGGTATTTTAGAGGTAAAAGGCTAAGCTTTACATTGTTTTTTTTCCTTCATGTAAACGTTTATATATAGAAAGTTGTCTTTTATCTTTATCCATGTAATATTACCGATACATAAATGATTGTATAAGATAGGATATTATcattttctaataatttaatgttttatcaagtaattttattttaaattttatattttttaaaaaaataaaaatattgatttaatattaaattattaaagaaattatagataatgtgaCGTGACTCTATCGTATGTATTTCATGCGTTATTTTCCCTTATGCACGTTACTCAACTGAGATGAACAAAATACAGTAAAATATAAAGTAATCTAAATAACTAAATTTAGACTAAAATACAcgaaaataaagtaaatattcACAAATTGCCGGGTAATCCTGAGGCTAAATAAGCAGGTATAGAGAGGCCAAAGAAAAGAAGCTTCTTTTTTATGTTTCATCAAAAACCAGCTCTCCCTCCCCCATTGCCACTGCTTCTCTCTCTTCTCACATTAGCTATTGTGTTCTTCATTTTGCTTCTTGTAACTATTTAAAGATAAggagtaagttcttaagtgtttcaTACTTTGATGTCTACACCTTTGGAACATGATTACATAGGTTTAGCAGCGACTTCTTCAATGGAAAGAAGCTCTGAGAagatatcttcttcttcttcctcttcaattCCCTCCAATATTGAAGACAAAACCACCAACAATCCTTCCCTGAATCTCAAAGAAACTGAGCTGAGGCTTGGCTTACCAGGTTCTGAGTCACCTGAGAGAAAGCTGTCTCTTTTTGGCAAAGATTTGGAGACTAATGATAAAAGCAACGGTTTTGTTGGTAGCCCTTTGAAGAACTTGGTGTCTGGAGCTAAAAGGGGTTTCTCAGATGCCATTGATGGGTCTAATGGGAATTGGGTTTTCGCTATAAATGGTAAATCTGATGTAGAGTTGGGTAAAGGTGCTGTCTTGGCCTCTCCTAGAGGTGGTTTGGATAATAAAACCAATCCCCAACAGGTAAGGACGTCTGTGCCTGTCATGAAAGAGGTTGTTGGTGTTCCCCAGTCTCCAAAACCGGTTCAAGATAAGAAGAATCTTGTTCCTCCTGTAAATGAACATGCTAGTGCCCCAGCTGCAAAGTACGTTTTATTTTCAAAcctgtttacttttttttttaatcttttggtTTCTTCTTCTGAATCGTTGAAGGAGAAGAAACTTGTTGGCCATGGAGATATCAGTTATACAACTCATTCTACTGTGATTAAGTTTTGTTTGCTTCAAAACATTCTTGCAAAATGGAAATTTACTTAGGCTTTTCCTTTTCCAGTTCTTAGTGTGCTGTTCACCAGTCCCTCTCTTTGTTTATTTGTGAATTGTTGGGAATTTCGATCTCTTTggtctttttttctttcttttttttaaataacagcTAGTTAGTATATAATTTTACATCAATTATTGAGAAGTTCTTTTTTATTTCTGTAACAGGGCACAGGTGGTAGGATGGCCACCAATCAGATCATTCAGGAAGAACAGCATGGCCTCTAATTTGGCAAAGAACAGTGATGAAGCTGCTGGTTGTCTGTATGTAAAGGTGAGCATGGATGGAGCACCATACTTGAGGAAGGTTGACCTCAAGACCTACAATAACTATAGGGAATTCTCATCAGCTTTGGAGAAGATGTTCAGCTGCTTTACTATCGGTATAACAATCCCTCACACATACATACTTCTACTTTAGTAAgggaaaaaataatttactaataatCATAAATACCATACAAAATTGCAACTTTATTGTGATAAATGTGTTGAGattacttttttgaaaaaaaaaatggggtAAGTTTTGTCCTTTTCTTAATTTCCAAAGAGCTGGATTTTCTTGCTCTTTTAAAGAGATGATTTTATCTTATTATCTGATATCTGTTGTATGCATACAATGGAACTTTCATGATACAAATACTAATTTGGACATATATATAACAAGATTCACGTGCAAAATAGGCATGGATTAAGAACACTCTTTAGCAGAGGATGAACTGATTTTGTTTTCAGAACGCTTAGCATCCTATGATTTTTAGGTGAAGTGTATGTTGATTTAATGTGTGTGAATGGATGACTGTGATTCAGGGCAGTGCGGTTCCAACGGTGATGGTCTCAGTGAGAGCCGTTTGATGGATCTTCTCCACGGATCTGAGTATGTGCTGACATATGAAGACAAGGATGGTGATTGGATGCTTGTTGGTGATGTTCCATGGGAGTAAGTCCTTCTCCACCTAGATAAGCGCTTTCGAGTCTTTTCATAATCTTGAATAACTCTTGCTGGGATGTGGTTTTTATGCTAACATGTTGCATTATAATGTAACTTGGCATTGCAATGTATCAGATCACTTAAAATACAGCCATATTGGCCTACGTTTATTCTTTATGTGATGGATTCCCTGACCTTATCATCTTTGTTACTCAGGATGTTCACCGATTCGTGTAGGAGGCTACGGATAATGAAAGGTTCAGAGGCAATCGGACTAGGTATTCCGTACTGATTAAAACAAAATATACCACAGTTTAGCCTTCTTTTCCTTAATCATGGATTAGAATTAGATTTTGTTTGCATTTATGGTGTACAATATTGAGGGAGTCCATTTTGATTGCTTACAGCTCCAAGAGCCATGGAGAAATGCAAGAACCAGAACTAATGCAAAAGACCTGGAAAAAACACAGGAAACTTTACTCAACAACTTTATATACATATGTGTGTGCTTTCAGATATTACAGTTTGATGTATTTAGTTGAAGTAAGAGAAAAAAGAGATTGTATTAGGCAAATTATGGCATTGAAGACATATCCAATTATTTAAGGTTGTCTGGTTTacctttcttttgttttgtttaatttttgttttaatcaaaTTGTGTACTTTTGGGGTGCTGTGTAAATGGATTGATTGTCAAATTGCCAATCTGTTTCTCCTATTATTTGAAAAAGAAGAGCACGCCTGCCTCGATTCCTACAGTCCTACATTCTAATCACTCAGACAAAGGAATAGAAAAGGCAAAGCAAAAGGCATCCATTAGTTGCGTTGAATCTAAAGCTTGGGTCACCTAACGTAAGTGAGGAGTGCTTTCTGTGAGAgaaaaagttaataataataaaagcccCACTTTAACTTAATCGTTAATCCCATCAATTCAATCTTTTGCACTGTGATTACAACAAATAAACCAGTGTCTgtcatcatttttcttttatgGATTAGCCAGCCATTGGTTTCATTCTACTTTACCACATCAATGAATTATGTCTATTGGACGGATTTCCGCAAAAATGTTCAGTTTGAAGCATGGGTGttctattttattcttttcatttttcagtTTTCAGTTTTAAGATTGggcataatgatttttttagCCCTCAACTTTAGAAAAGAAAGTTATTTTAgccctttatttaattttttcccttAAATTTGCATTTTGTCAAATCATGGAGGGAAAAGTCGACCTTTGCTAACTTTACTAACGTGGCATACATGTGGATTGCCACATAAGTatataagaaattttaaatttttaataattaaaatttaagaattatttttatatgctttttagataattttaatttttaaaaatagttttataatttttataaaatttaaaattttaattaaatggtGATGTGTCATACATGTCATCAACATTTCCATTCATTTTGGGATGATTcgattaaaaatgtaaatttaaaaacCTAAAAGAGGTGAAAAAGTAAATAgactttttttataaagttggaacgTCAAACAAGTTTAAATTAGTATTAGGTTCGGGTTTTGCTGCCTAATCAGA
The genomic region above belongs to Gossypium hirsutum isolate 1008001.06 chromosome D05, Gossypium_hirsutum_v2.1, whole genome shotgun sequence and contains:
- the LOC107906148 gene encoding auxin-responsive protein IAA27-like; translated protein: MSTPLEHDYIGLAATSSMERSSEKISSSSSSSIPSNIEDKTTNNPSLNLKETELRLGLPGSESPERKLSLFGKDLETNDKSNGFVGSPLKNLVSGAKRGFSDAIDGSNGNWVFAINGKSDVELGKGAVLASPRGGLDNKTNPQQVRTSVPVMKEVVGVPQSPKPVQDKKNLVPPVNEHASAPAAKAQVVGWPPIRSFRKNSMASNLAKNSDEAAGCLYVKVSMDGAPYLRKVDLKTYNNYREFSSALEKMFSCFTIGQCGSNGDGLSESRLMDLLHGSEYVLTYEDKDGDWMLVGDVPWEMFTDSCRRLRIMKGSEAIGLAPRAMEKCKNQN